A single window of Nicotiana tomentosiformis chromosome 1, ASM39032v3, whole genome shotgun sequence DNA harbors:
- the LOC104104326 gene encoding triosephosphate isomerase, chloroplastic: MAVASTSLASQISGPKSATSSISCPQFSGLRKSFSKFENSVSFSTSQAFFHNVDSQLRLSSAQKGCRAVVTMAGSGKFFVGGNWKCNGTKDSISKLVSDLNSAQLESDVDVVVAPPFLYIDQIKNSITDRIEVSAQNCWTGKGGAFTGEISVEQLIDLGCKWVILGHSERRHVIGENDEFIGKKAAYALSQGVGVIACIGELLQEREAGKTFDVCFQQLKAFADALPSWDNVVIAYEPVWAIGTGKVASPEQAQEVHAAVREWLTKNVSAEVASKTRIIYGGSVNGSNSSDLAKKEDIDGFLVGGASLKGPEFATIINSVTSKKVAA, translated from the exons ATGGCGGTAGCATCAACATCTCTAGCTTCTCAAATATCCGGCCCAAAATCTGCCACTTCTTCCATTTCATGCCCCCAGTTCTCTGGCCTCCGTAAATCTTTCTCCAAGTTTGAAAACTCTGTTTCCTTCTCCACTTCTCAAGCTTTTTTCCATAACGTGGACTCTCAACTCCGCCTTTCTTCAGCCCAAAAAGGTTGTAGGGCTGTCGTCACCATGGCCGGCTCCGGCAAG TTCTTTGTTGGTGGAAATTGGAAATGT AATGGGACAAAGGATTCCATAAGCAAGCTTGTCTCTGATTTGAACAGTGCTCAGCTCGAGTCTGATGTTG ATGTGGTTGTAGCACCTCCATTTCTGTACATTGATCAAATAAAGAACTCAATCACCGACAGGATTGAGGTTTCTGCCCAAAATTGTTGGACTGGAAAAGGTGGAGCTTTCACGGGTGAAATCAG CGTAGAACAGTTGATAGATCTTGGCTGCAAGTGGGTCATTCTTGGTCATTCGGAGAGGAGACATGTAATTGGAGAAAATGATGAA TTTATCGGCAAGAAGGCTGCTTATGCTTTGAGCCAAGGTGTTGGTGTTATAGCCTGTATTGGAGAGCTGTTGCAAGAAAGAGAAGCGGGAAAAACTTTTGATGTCTGTTTCCAGCAATTGAAGGCTTTTGCAG ATGCTTTACCAAGTTGGGATAATGTTGTCATTGCATATGAGCCTGTCTGGGCTATTGGAACGGGTAAAGTTGCTTCGCCCGAGCAGGCTCAGGAGGTACATGCAGCTGTTCGCGAATGGCTTACTAAGAATGTTTCAGCAGAGGTTGCTTCTAAAACACGCATTATATATGGAG GCTCTGTGAACGGAAGCAACTCATCTGatcttgcaaagaaagaagacatTGACGGTTTTCTAGTAGGCGGTGCTTCCTTAAAG GGTCCCGAGTTTGCTACCATTATTAATTCTGTGACTTCCAAGAAGGTGGCTGCTTGA
- the LOC104112990 gene encoding uncharacterized protein — MYPRRNTASSILEVFSLNPLPYPVLLFLAVIFIFLGIQWFVSYEEVMEATEESFGWILMAVPLVLLFAVRWLSTVDPPDWFSGGSPWDRRRRMYQLPSEGSSPWGVAALIVLLLVLLQYQSTFLDMWFL, encoded by the coding sequence ATGTACCCAAGAAGAAACACAGCCTCCTCaattttggaggtcttttcactAAATCCTTTGCCTTATCCAGTGCTTTTATTTTTAGCTGTGATTTTCATTTTTCTTGGTATTCAATGGTTTGTTTCATATGAAGAAGTGATGGAGGCTACTGAAGAAAGTTTTGGTTGGATACTTATGGCTGTGCCACTGGTGTTGTTATTCGCCGTCCGGTGGTTGTCCACGGTGGACCCGCCGGACTGGTTTTCTGGAGGGTCGCCATGGGATCGGCGGCGGAGGATGTATCAGCTGCCGTCGGAAGGAAGCTCGCCGTGGGGGGTGGCTGCTTTGATTGTGTTGTTACTAGTTCTGTTGCAGTACCAGTCTACTTTTCTTGATATGTGGTTCTTATAG